The Curtobacterium poinsettiae DNA segment GGCGCCGAGCGCCCGTCGGAGCCCGCGGCGGACGGCGTTCGCCCGGTCGGCCAGCGCCGTGCCCGGCTCCCCGTCGACGTCCGCCCCGGGGTCACCGCGCCAGAGGCCCAGTGCGGCGGAGACGGCCGCGCGGTCACCGTTGCCGAGTGCCTGTTCGGCTCGGAACAGGTCGATGTCGTCCGGACCGCCACCGAGCGCGTACCCGGTGCTCGTGGACACGACGATGCCGTCCGCGACTCCCCGGCGCAGTCGCGAGACGAGCGCCTGCAGTGCAGCTCGCGCACCGCGCGGCCGTTCGTTCGGCCACAGGTCCTCGATCAGGGACTCGCTCGTCAGCGCGTTGCCGCGTGCGAGCACGAGCGCTGTCAGGAACACCCTGGCGAGCGCCCCCGGCACCGCGGTCGGGGCGCCGTCGGCGTCGTCCACGGTGATCGGACCGAGGACGGCGATGCGGGGGCGGTCGGTCACGAGGGCGAGTCTACGGACGACCGCGCACGTGCCGGTCACTCAGCCGCGCGGACGACCGAACGCCGACGGACCGGTCCGGGTGTCGAGGTCGTCGGTGGCCCGTCGTTCCGACTCGACGATCCCGCGCAGTGCGACGAGCGCAGCCGAGGTGACCGCGACGTGCGAGGGGTTCTCACGTGATGCGTCGAGCGCGCGCTCGAGTCGTGCGATGGCCTCTTCGGCCTGGTCCTCCGGGGAGTCGCCACGGATCGTGTTGGCGATCTGCCGCAGTGCCTCGGCGATGGGGGTGGCGAACGCCGGATCCGGACGACCGACGCCCTCGGACACCGGGCCGGAGCGTGCCACGAGTTCGGTGAGGTCGGTCGTGTACCAGGCGACCCGCTCCAGTGCACGGAAGCGTCCACCGTCCTTCTGCAGCCGCGCTCGGGACCCGCGCAGCGCACCACGGGGGTTGAGCCGACGACTCTCGTGCGCGATCGCCACCCGCGACCGCACGTCCGCGATCGCACGGTCCAGACGGTCCTGCTGGTGGTCCCACGCCTTCTCGTCGCGCTTGCCCTCCTCGAGCACGGTGGCCAGACCGTCGAGGTGGTCCGCCAGCACGCCGTTCACCGTGTCGATGCGGTATTCAGCGTCCCAGAAGTGCAGCGGCGGGAACACCAGGAAGTTGACGAGCAGCCCGACGACGACACCCACGGCCATCTGCACGAGGTACCCGAGCGAGTAGCCCTCGGCGTGCGCGCCGCCGACGAGCAGGACGAAGAGCGCCGCGGTGGACACCCACGAGCTGCCCTCGCCCAGCACGCGGAACCCGCCGACCAGGACACCGACGCCGACCGCGAGCGCGATCGCGAGGAAGCCCGGGTCGCCGATCCACATCGTGAACGCGGCGATGAGGATGCCGAGGGCGATCCCGACCAGCGTCTGCACACCGCTCCGGATGCCCGCGAACACCGTGGTCTGCATCGCGACGACGGCGCCGAGTGGTGCGTAGTACGGGTACTCGGCCGCGACGCCCGGGATGTGCTGCGCCACGAACCAGGCGATCACCGCAGCGGCCGCGGCCTTGCCCGCGTGCAGCAGGCGCGGCTGCGTGCCCGAGGTCCGGCTCCACCGCCAGACCCGGGTCCCCAGACCCGCAACGTGCTGGAACGCCATGACTTCCTTCCCTGTCCTGGTGATCGGCCACCGTACGCGGCACGCCGCAGCTGCCGTCCGCTCTGCGAACACGAGGAAGCCCCCGCGACCTGGGTCGCGGGGGCTTCCTCGTGGTGGTGCAGCGCCCCGGAGGGCACCGGACTACTTGGTGTCGGCGTCGTCCGACTTCTCGGCGGCGTCGGCCTCGACCTCGGCAGCAGCCTCGGTCTCGGACTCGGTCTCGACCGGTGCGGACTCCTCGGTGGTCTCGGTCTCCTCGACCGGGGCCTCCTCGGTGGTCTCGTCAGCGGCGGGCTCGTCGATCGGGGCGGCAGCAGCGGCCGGAGCCGAGTTGCGCTTGACCGGAGCGGGCGTGCTCGAGACGGGCTCGAGGACGAGCTCGATCGACGCCAGCGGGGCGTTGTCGCCCTTGCGGAAGCCGAGCTTCGTGATGCGGGTGTAGCCGCCCTGGCGGTCCTCGACCTGGGGGGCGATCTCGGTGAACAGCGTGTGCACGACGGACTTGTCGCGCAGGATGCTGATCACACGACGACGCGCGTGCAGGTCGCCGCGCTTCGCGAACGTGATGAGACGCTCGGCGACCGGGCGGAGGCGCTTGGCCTTCGTCTCGGTGGTCGTGATGCGACCGTGCGTGAAGAGGGCGTTGGCGAGGTTGCTCAGGAGCAGGCGCTCGTGGGCGGGACCGCCACCGAGGCGGGGGCCCTTGGTGGGCTTCGGCATGTCAGTTCTCCAGTGGTGAAAGTGGTGCGCGCGGTGTCAGCGCGCGTGCGCGTGAGCGCGAGGTCAGTTGTTGGACTCGTCCTCGTCGTACCCGCTGTAGAAGTGGGCGCCGTCGAATCCGGGGACGGTGTCCTTGAGGGACAGGCCGAGCTCGGTGAGCTTGTCCTTGACCTCGTCCACCGACTTCTGACCGAAGTTGCGGATGTTCATGAGCTGCGTCTCCGAGAGGGCGACGAGCTCGGACACCGTGTTGATGCCCTCCCGCTTCAGGCAGTTGTAGCTGCGGACCGACAGGTCGAGGTCCTCGATCGGGGTCTGCAGTTCGTTCGAGAGCACGGCGTCGACCGGCGCGGGGCCGATCTCGATGCCCTCGGCCGCCGTGTTGAGCTCGCGAGCGAGCCCGAACAGCTCGACCAGCGTGCGACCAGCCGACGCGATGGCGTCACGCGGCGTGATGGCCGGCTTCGCTTCGACGTCGACGACCAGGCGGTCGAAGTCCGTGCGCTCACCGGCACGCGTCGCCTCGACGCGGTAGGTGACCTTGAGGACCGGCGAGTAGATCGAGTCGATCGGGATCTGACCGGCTTCGCTGAACTCGGAACGGTTCTGCGTCGCCGAGACGTAGCCACGGCCACGCTCGATCGTGAGCTCGAGCTCGAAGCGTGCGGTGTCGTTCAGGGTCGCGATGACGAGTTCCGGGTTGTGGATCTCGACGCCGGCCGGAGCGGAGATGTCCGCTGCGGTGACCTGACCGGCACCCTGCTTGCGCAGGTACGCCGTGATGGGCTCGTCGTGCTCGCTGGAGACGACCAGGCTCTTGATGTTGAGGATGATCTCGGTGACGTCTTCCTTGACACCGGGAACGGTGCTGAACTCGTGGAGGACGCCGTCGATGCGGATGCTGGTGACAGCCGCGCCGGGGATCGAGGAGAGGAGCGTGCGGCGCAGCGAGTTGCCGAGGGTGTAACCGAAGCCCGGCTCGAGCGGCTCGATGACGAAGCGCGAGCGGTGCTCGGAGATCGGCTCCTCGGTCAGGGTGGGGCGCTGTGCAATGAGCACTGTGGGATTCCTTTCGGCGAAGTGTCCGCTATATGACACTTGGCGGTACGACGGGGCCGCATGGGCCCCGACGGGTCTGTTGAGTTGTGATCACGCGCACACACGTGCGCGATCGAACGACCAGGAATGGCCGCGGGCCCTGCCCGCCCTCGCCGGAACGGATCCGGTCAGGGGACGAGCAGGGCGCGGCCGGTTGCTCCTCGCGTCAGACGCGACGGCGCTTGGGCGGGCGGCACCCGTTGTGCGCCTGCGGCGTGACGTCGTTGATCGAGCCGACCTCGAGGCCAGCGGCCTGGAGGGAGCGGATCGCGGTCTCGCGACCCGAACCCGGGCCCTTCACGAAGACGTCGACCTTCTTGACGCCGTGCTCCTGCGCCTGACGCGCAGCGGACTCGGCGGCGAGCTGCGCCGCGAACGGCGTCGACTTGCGCGAACCCTTGAAGCCCACGGCACCCGAGGACGCCCAGCTGAGGACGGCACCCGACGGGTCGGTGATGCTGACGATCGTGTTGTTGAACGTGCTCTTGATGTGGGCCTGGCCCACGGCGACGTTCTTCTTCTCCTTGCGGCGCGGCTTGCGCGCGGCAGTCTTGGGGGTAGCCATCGGGGTCTCCTATCGAGCCTTCTTCTTGCCTGCCACGGTGCGCTTCGGTCCCTTGCGGGTACGAGCGTTGGTCTTGGTGCGCTGACCGCGCACCGGGAGACCACGACGGTGGCGAAGACCCTCGTAGCTGCCGATCTCGACCTTGCGGCGGATGTCGGCGGCGACCTCACGGCGGAGGTCACCCTCGACCTTGAAGTTGCCCTCGATGAAGTCACGGAGGGCGACGAGCTGGTCGTCGGTCAGGTCCTTGACGCGGATGTCACCGGAGATACCGGTCTCCGTCAGTGCCTGGACGGCGCGGGTACGGCCGACGCCGTAGATGTACGTGAGTGCGATCTCCACGCGCTTCTCGCGCGGGATGTCGACGCCTGCTAGACGTGCCATGTGATGGCTGCTCCTGTTGTCGATGGAGGTGTGGCGCAGTACCGGTGCTCGGGCCTCCGCCCCGAGGTGTCCCCCGGCCGTCGTGCGACCGGGTTCTGGTACTGCGTTGTCGATCTTCAGTTGTGGGTCGTGCTCGAGCAGCCTGGTGTCCGATGGACACCGTCGGCGCCGGTCACGCGCCCGGGACTAGCCCTGGCGCTGCTTGTGACGCGGGTTGCTCTTGCAGATCACCATGACGCGGCCCTTGCGGCGAATCACACGGCAGTGTTCGCAGATGGGCTTGACGCTGGGGTTGACCTTCATGGTTCTTTCCTCGTGCTCGCTGGCTTCGTGCTCGGCAGGATTGCCGTGCCGTTCCTTTCCAGCTCGCGGATCACTTGTAGCGGTAGACGATCCGGCCGCGGGTCAGGTCGTACGGGCTCAGCTCCACGATCACGCGGTCCTCGGGGAGGATGCGGATGTAGTGCTGGCGCATCTTCCCGGAGATGTGCGCGAGGACCTTGTGTCCGTTCGTCAGCTCAACGCGGAACATCGCGTTGGGCAGAGCTTCGAGCACCGAGCCTTCGATCTCGATGACGCCGTCTTTCTTGGCCATAGCCTCACTGTCGCTTGGTTGTGGAACAGGTGTGATCCCCGAACCGGTCTGCGGGTCGGTCGCCACACCCGAGAGGGCATGACACACCAAAGATCGATCTTATGTGGTAAACCCGCAATTGCCAAGTGGGGGCGCGGAACACCCCACGTCTGGGGCTTCCGGAGCCGTGCCTGAGCGTTCCACAGTGGTTTGACGGCGCGCTCCGGGCGCGCACTTGCGCGCGAACCGTAGTTTTGCTCCGCAGCCACGTCCGTCGCACCAGCAGCTCGCGCCGGACCACCGAACGGAGAACACGTGCCCGACGCCACCCGACGCCCCTTCGCCAGCCACGGCAAGCAGGCCCGTCGCCGGGGCTGGGGCACGCTCGTCACCGTCGTCGCCTCCGCCGTGGCCGTCCTGCTCGTCAGCGGCACGAGCGTCGCCGCGATCGCCGGGGCGCAGCTCGCCACCGCGCCGCAGACCGTCGCGCTGAGCACCGACGACCAGAGCACCGCCAAGACCGCGGACATCTCGGCGATCAAGGGCGGGGCGAACATCCTGCTCATCGGCAGCGACACCCGGGTCGGCCAGTTCGACTCCGACGAGGACGTCGAGGGTGCCCGGAACGACGTCACGATGCTCATTCACATCTCGGCGGACCACCAGCAGCTCACCGCGGTCAGCTTCCCCAGGGACCTGATGGTCCCCATCCCGGCCTGCACGAATCCCGCGACCGGCACGACCTACCCCGCGTCCACCTCGGCGATGTTCAACACCGCACTCGGCAACGGCGGCGTCTCCTGCGTCGTGGACACCGTCGAGAACCTGACCGGTCTGAGCATCCCCTACGCCGGGCTCATCACCTTCGACGGCGTGATCGAGATGTCGAACGCCCTCGGCGGCGTGGACGTCTGCGTCGCCGAGCCGATCGACGACACGTTCACCGGCCTGCACCTGACGACGGGCTCGCACTCCCTCGAGGGCTCGGACGCCCTGGCCTTCCTGCGCACTCGCCACGGGGTGGGCGACGGCAGCGACCTCGCCCGCATCAGCTCGCAGCAGGTGTTCCTGTCGGCGCTCCTTCGCAAGGTCACCTCGGACGGCACGCTCTCGAACCCCATCACGCTCTACAAGCTGGCGGGCGCCGCCCTGTCCAACATGACGCTGTCCGACGGCCTGGCCCAGACCGGCACCCTGGTCAAGCTCGCCGCGGCGCTGCGCGGGATGAGCACGGCCAACATGCTCTTCGTGCAGTACCCGGTTGCCGATGATCCGGCGGACAGCGCCCGGGTGATCGTCGACCAGGAGACGGCCCACACCCTGAACGTGGCGCTGCAGAACGACGTCCGGTCCTCGCTGAGCGACTCGAGCACCGGTCGCGCGTCCGAGGAGTCGCCGTCGAGCGGCGGGACGTCGAGCGGCGCCGGGTCGTCCGGCTCCTCGGGATCGTCCGGCTCCTCTGGTGGAACCGGGACCTCGTCGTCCGCCGGCACGCCGTCAGCGACGCCGAGCGCGGCCGCCACGCGGACGCCGACCGCATCGGCGACGCCGCTGCCCTCGTCGATCACCGGGCAGAGCGCCTCCGAGGAGACCTGCTCCGTCGGCAACTGACGCGACGCCACGGCGTGCGCCAGGCACCGGTCCGGTGGATCCGCGCGACGTGGTCGACGCGGCGGACGTCAGCCGGGCCTCCTGGCCGTCGCATCCTGCGAGCCAGCGTGGGCACCGCATGCGGACTGGAGGCCCGTCCTACGGGATCGGGACGGGCGTCACACCCAGCGGGGCCAGTCCCCGAGCGCCGCCGTCGGCGGCCGTGAGCACCCAGACACCGCCCGCGTGCACTGCCACGCTGTGCTCCCAGTGCGCGGCGTCGGAGCCGTCGAGGGTGCGGACGGTCCAGTCGTCGTCGTCCGTCGAGCTGTCGATCGTGCCGGCCGTGACCATGGGCTCGATGGCGACAACCAGCCCCGGCTTGACCGCAGGGCCGGCACCACGGACGCGGTAGTTGAAGACCGGCGGGTCCTCGTGCATCGACCGGCCGATGCCGTGGCCGGTGTAGTCCTCGACGATGCCCCACGCCCCGGTCTCGTCGATCGCGTCCTCCACGGCGGAGCCGACCTCGTGCAGGTTCGTCGCGTGGGCGAGCGCGGCGATGCCGTGCCACAGCGACCGCTCCGTCGTGTCGCAGAGCGTCTGCCGGGCCGCGGTGACCGCTGCGTCGCCACCGGGCACGACGGTCGTGAACGCGCTGTCGCCGTTCCAGCCGTCGACCTCGGCGCCGGCGTCCACCGACACGATGTCACCGGGCGCGAGCACGCGGTCACCGGGGATCCCGTGCACGATCTCGTCGTTCACCGACACGCACAGCGTGTGGCGGTAGCCGGGCACGAGCTGGAAGTTCGGGACCCCGCCGCCGTCACGGATGGTGCGCTCCGCGATCGCGTCGAGTTCGCCGGTGGTGATGCCCGGTCGGATCGCTGCACGGACCGCGTCGAGCGCCTCGGCGGTCAGCAGGCCCGGCCGGACCATCGCCCGGAGCTCGTCCGGAGTCTTGTAGATCGAGGGCTTCTTGAACCGCACCACGCTGGTCAGACGGTCGCGGAGAGCCCGCGGCCCGCCAGCGCGGCCTGGATGCGGTCGCCGACCTCGTCGATGGCGCCGAGGCCGTCGACGTCGACCACGAGGCCACGCTCGCCGTACGCCGCCACGATGGGCGCCGTCTGCTCGACGTACACCTGCTGGCGACGACGGATCGTCTCCTCGTTGTCGTCGCTGCGGCCCTGGTCCTCTGCGCGCTTGAGCAGGCGACCGACGAGCTCGTCCTGGTCGGCGACGAGCTGCACCACGGCGTCGATCCCGGTGCCCTGCTCAGCGAGCAGTGCGTCGAGGTACTCGACCTGGCCGACCGTACGCGGGTAGCCGTCCAGCAGGAAGCCGTGCTCGGCGTCGGGCTCCTGCAGGCGGGACTTCACGAGCTCGTTCGTCAGGGAGTCCGGGACGTAGTCACCGGCGTCCATGATCGCCTTCGCCTGCACACCGAGGGGCGTGCCCTCTGCCACGTTCTTGCGGAAGATGTCCCCGGTCGAGATCGCAGGGATCCCGAGGGAATCGGCGATGCGGCCGGCCTGGGTGCCCTTCCCGGCTCCGGGAGGTCCGACGATGATGAGACGTGCGCTCAACGGAGAAGCCCTTCGTAGTGACGCTGCTGCAGCTGCGAGTCGATCTGCTTCACGGTCTCGAGACCGACACCGACGATGATCAGGATGCTCGCGCCACCGAACGGGAAGTTCTGGTTCGCGCCGAACAGCGCCAGTGCTGCCAGCGGGATGAGCGCGATGAGACCGAGGTAGAGCGAGCCGGGCAGCGTCACCCGGGTGAGGACGTAGTCGAGGTACTCGGCGGTCGGACGACCGGCACGGATGCCGGGGATGAACCCGCCGTACTTCTTCATGTTGTCGGCGACCTCTTCGGGGTTGAAGGTGATCGCCACGTAGAAGTACGTGAACCCGACGATGAGCAGGAAGTACAGGACCATGTAGAACCAGTTGTCACCCGAGGTCAGGTTGTTCTGGATCCAGGTCACCCATGCGGCGGGCTCGGAGCCGTCCGACGGCTGGTTGAACTGCGCGATCAGGGCCGGCAGGTACAGCAGCGACGAGGCGAAGATGACGGGCACGACACCGGCCATGTTCACCTTGATCGGGATGTAGGTGTTGTTGCCGCCGTACGTCCGCCGCCCGACCATGCGCTTGGCGTACTGCACGGGGATCCGCCGCTGTGACTGCTCGACGAACACGACGGCCATCATGATCACGAGTCCGACCAGGATCACGAACAGGAACAGCTCGAACGACTGCGACTGCTCGATCGCCCAGAGCGCCGACGGGAACTGCGCCGCGATCGACGTGAAGATCAGGAGCGACATGCCGTTGCCGATGCCGCGCTCGGTGACGAGCTCGCCCATCCACATGATGAGGCCGGTACCGGCGGTCAGCGTGACGACCATCAGCATGATGGCGTACCAGCTGTCGTTCGAGATGATCGACGTGCAGGACGCGGAGGCGTTGGTGCCGAACAGCGCGCCGGAGCGGGCCACCGTGATCAGGGTCGTGGACTGCAGGACACCGAGCGCGATCGTGAGGTAACGCGTGTACTGCGTGAGCTTCGCCTGGCCGGACTGGCCCTCCTTGTAGAGGGTGTCGAAGTGCGGGATGACCACACGCAGGAGCTGCACGATGATCGACGAGGTGATGTACGGCATGATGCCGAGCGCGAAGACCGAGAGCTTCAGCAGCGCGCCGCCGGAGAAGAGGTTGATCAGGTCGTAGAGGCCGCCGGAGGACGACGCGCTGGCGAGACAGCTCTGCACGGCGGCGTAGTCGACGAACGGTGCCGGGATGTACGACCCGAGACGGAACAGCGCGATGATCGCGAGGGTGAAGCCGATCTTCTTGCGAAGATCAGGGGTGCGCATGATGCGCGCGACCGCTCTGAACACGATGACTCCGAACTTGTGGGACCGGGGCCGTCGATCGCGGCCGGACCGGTTTCGGTCGGCAGGGCCGACCCGGCTGGCGGATGCCGGCCACTGTCAAGGAAACCGTAACGGCGGCCCGTGCGCAAACGCACGGGCCGCCGACGGGGGTTACTGGGAGACGGTGCCGCCAGCAGCCACGATCTTCTCAGCGGCGGACGCCGAGACCTTGTCGACCGTGACCGTGATCTTCACGGTGATGTCACCCTGACCGAGAACCTTGACCTTCTCGTTCTTGCGGACGGCGCCCTTGGCGACCAGGCCCGCAACGGTGACGTCGCCACCGTCGGGGTAGAGCTCCGAGATCTTGTCCAGGTTCACGACCTGGTACTCGACCCGGAACGGGTTCTTGAACCCACGGAGCTTCGGGGTGCGCATGTGCAGCGGCATCTGCCCACCCTCGAAGCCGACCCGGACCTGGTAACGGGCCTTCGTGCCCTTGGTACCACGCCCAGCGGTCTTGCCCTTCGAGCCCTCACCGCGACCCACGCGGGTGCGGTCCTTCTTGGCACCCTCTGCAGGACGGAGGTGGTGCAGCTTCAGCACCTGCACGCGCTCGTTCTTCTCGTCGCTCATGCGTCGACCTCCTCGACCTTCACGAGGTGCGCCACCGTCGCGATGTACCCGCGGTTCTGGGAGTTGTCCTCACGCTCGACCGAACGGCCGATGCGCTTGAGGCCCAGGCTGCGCAGGGTGTCGCGCTGGTACTGCTTCTCGCTGATAACGGACTTGATCTGCGTGATCTTCAGCATCGCCATCACGCACCTGCCTTCTCGGTCGCGGCACGCAGGGCTGCGGCCTCGGCCTGGAGCAGACGGGCCGGGACGACCCGCTCGACGTCGAGGCCACGACGGCTCGCGACGGCGCGGGGCTCCTCGAGCTGCTTCAGGGCCTCGACGGTCGCGTGCACGATGTTGATGGTGTTCGACGAGCCGAGCGACTTGCTCAGGACGTCGTGGATGCCGGCGCACTCGAGCACGGCGCGGACCGGACCACCGGCGATGACACCGGTACCGGGGCCGGCCGGGCGCAGGAGGACGACGCCAGCGGCGGCTTCACCCTGCACCGGGTGCGGGATCGTGTTGCCGACGCGGGGGACGCGGAAGAAGTTCTTCTTCGCCTCTTCGACACCCTTGGAGATCGCCGTGGGGACCTCCTTGGCCTTGCCGTAGCCGACGCCCACGAGGCCGTTGCCGTCACCGACGACGACGAGCGCCGTGAAGCTGAAGCGACGACCACCCTTGACGACCTTCGAGACGCGGTTGATGGTCACCACGCGCTCGAGGAACTGGCTGTCGCCACCGCGGTTGTTGCGGTCGCGGCCCTGCTGACGGTCACGACCGCCACCACGACGGCCACGGTTGTCGGCGGAGTCGCGGTTGTTGGACGCGGAGCCCGCGGCGGTCTCGACCGGACGCTCGGCGACGGCAGGTGCCTCCGCCTCCTTGCCGGTCTTGGCGCCCTCGGCGGTCGCCTCGGTGGCCGTGGCCTCCGTGCTCGCCTCGGTGGTCTCGACGGCCTCGGTTGCCGTGGCCTCGACGGCCTCGGTCTTGGCGTCTTCGTTGGTGTTCGCGTTGTCGCTCACAGGTTCAGCCCTCCTTCACGGGCACCATCGGCGATCGCGGCGACGCGACCGGCGTACTTGCTGCCACCGCGGTCGAAGACCACGGCCTCGACGCCAGCCGACTTCGCGCGCTCGGCGAGGAGCTCACCGACGCGACGGGCCTTGGCGGTCTTGTCGCCGTCGAACGAGCGGAGGTCTGCCTCCATCGTCGAGGCGCTGGCGAGGGTGTGACCCTTCGAGTCGTCGATGACCTGCACGAACACGTGACGCGACGAGCGGGTGACGGCGAGACGGGGACGAGCCTCGGTGCCGGTGATCTTCTTGCGGAGACGGTTGTGACGACGCGCCTTGGCGGCCGCCTTGCTCTTGCCTCGTGTCTTGAGGAGTCCCATGATCACTTACCTGACTTTCCGGCCTTGCGGCGCACGTTCTCGCCGGCGTAACGGACACCCTTGCCCTTGTAGGGCTCGGGCTTCCGGAGCTTCCGGATGTTCGCGGCGACCTCGCCGACAGCCTGCTTGTCGATACCGGCGACGGTGACCTTGTTGTTGCCCTCCACCGCGAAGCTGATGCCCGCCGGCGGCTCGACCGTGATCGAGTGGGAGTACCCGAGCGCGAACTCGAGGTTCGAGCCCTTGGCCGCGACACGGTAACCGGTACCGACGACCTCGAGGCCCTTGGTGTAGCCCTGGGTGACGCCGATGATGTTGTTGGCGATGAGGGTCCGGGTCAGTCCGTGGAGCGAACGCGACTCGCGCTCGTCGTCCGGACGGGTGACGAGGACCTGGTTCTCCTCGACCTTGGCCTGGATGGGCTCGGCGATGACGAGCGCGAGCTCGCCCTTCGGGCCCTTGACCGCCACGTTCTGACCGTCAACGGAGACGGTGACGCCGGCGGGGATGTCGATGGGGAGACGTCCGATTCGTGACATTGTCGATCACCACACGTAGGCGAGGACTTCCCCACCCACGCCCTTCTGCTCGGCTTCGCGGTCGGTCAGGAGGCCGGAGGAGGTCGAGAGGATCGCCACGCCGAGGCCACCGAGGACCTGGGGGATCTCCGTCGACTTCGCGTAGACCCGGAGGCCCGGCTTCGAGACGCGCTTGATGCCGGCGATCGAACGCTCGCGCTCGGGGCCGTACTTCAGGTCGATGGTGAGGGTCTGCCCGACTCGGGCGTCCTCCACCTTCCACTCGCTGATGTAGCCCTCACGCTTGAGGATGTCGGCGATGTTCTTCTTGAGCTTGGAGCTCGGGAGCGCGACTGCGTCGTGGTGCGCGGAGTTCGCGTTCCGCAATCTGGTCAGCATGTCTGCGACCGGATCGGTCATCGTCATGATGTTCGTCCATTTCTCGCCTGGTTTCGACACCCGTTCCACGAATGCCGACCTGAGCGATCGAGTGATCCCGGGGCGGTTCCCCGAGATCGGTGTGTTCGTGCGTGCGGGCCGGAGGACGTGAATCCTCCGGCCCGCACCGCCCGAAGTAGTTTAGACCGTCTGCTCGTTGGAGCGGAACGGGAAGCCGAGCTGGCGGAGCAGCGCGCGTCCCTCGTCGTCCGTCTTCGCGGTGGTCACGACAGTGATGTCGAAGCCGCGGACACGGTCGATGCGGTCCTGGTCGATCTCGTGGAACACGGACTGCTCCGTGAGACCGAACGTGTAGTTGCCGTTGCCGTCGAACTGCTTGTCGCTGAGACCGCGGAAGTCGCGGATGCGGGGCAGTGCGAGCGTGACCAGGCGGTCCAGGAACTCCCACGCGCGGTCACCGCGGAGGGTGACGTGCGCGCCGATGGCCTGACCCTCGCGCAGCTTGAACTGTGCGATGGACTTGCGGGCGATGTTGACCTGGGGCTTCTGACCCGTGATCGCCGTGAGGTCCTTGATGGCCCCCTCGATGATCTTGGAGTCACGAGCGGCCTCGCCGACACCGGTGTTCACGACGACCTTGACCAGGCCGGGGACCTGGTTGACGTTCGCGTAACCGAACTGCTCGGTGAGGGCCGACTTGATCTCGGCCAGGTACTTCTGCTTGAGGCGCGGCTGGATCTTGCCAGCGGGCGCAGCAGTCGTGTCAGTCATCAGAGCTTCTCACCAGACTTCTTCGCGTAGCGGACACGGACGGTCTTCTTGACGCCGTCCTTCTCCACCTCTTCGGTGCGGAAGCCGACACGCGTCGGCTTCTTCGTCTTCGGGTCGACGAGTGCGACGTTCGAGACGTGGATCGAGGCTTCGTGCTGCTCGATGCCACCGGTCTTCGAACCACGCTGCGTCTGACCGACGCGGACGTGCTTCGTGACGAAGTTCACGCCCTCGACGACGACGCGGTTCTTGTCCTTGAGGACCTCGATGACCTTGCCCTGCTTGCCACGGTCGCCGCCACGCTCCTGCGTCGCGCCCGTGATGACCTGGACGAGGTCACCCTTCTTGATGTTCGCCATGGCTTACAGCACCTCCGGCGCGAGCGAGATGATCTTCATGAACTTCTTGTCACGGAGCTCGCGACCGACCGGACCGAAGATGCGCGTGCCGCGCGGGTCGCCGTCGGCCTTGAGGATCACTGCCGCGTTCTCGTCGAACTTGATGTAGGAGCCGTCCTGACGACGGGTCTCCTTCTTGGTGCGAACGATGACCGCCTTGACGACG contains these protein-coding regions:
- the rplE gene encoding 50S ribosomal protein L5, translated to MTDTTAAPAGKIQPRLKQKYLAEIKSALTEQFGYANVNQVPGLVKVVVNTGVGEAARDSKIIEGAIKDLTAITGQKPQVNIARKSIAQFKLREGQAIGAHVTLRGDRAWEFLDRLVTLALPRIRDFRGLSDKQFDGNGNYTFGLTEQSVFHEIDQDRIDRVRGFDITVVTTAKTDDEGRALLRQLGFPFRSNEQTV
- the rplN gene encoding 50S ribosomal protein L14 — protein: MIQQESRLKVADNTGAKEILTIRVLGGSGRRYAGLGDVIVATVKDAIPGGNVKKGDVVKAVIVRTKKETRRQDGSYIKFDENAAVILKADGDPRGTRIFGPVGRELRDKKFMKIISLAPEVL
- the rplX gene encoding 50S ribosomal protein L24, which translates into the protein MANIKKGDLVQVITGATQERGGDRGKQGKVIEVLKDKNRVVVEGVNFVTKHVRVGQTQRGSKTGGIEQHEASIHVSNVALVDPKTKKPTRVGFRTEEVEKDGVKKTVRVRYAKKSGEKL